The following proteins are encoded in a genomic region of Hymenobacter siberiensis:
- the lptC gene encoding LPS export ABC transporter periplasmic protein LptC has translation MKASWRVAGVGAVLAALALAGCDKKAATGPMQVYTGPLMETTNVLTLVSDSAKLKFQLTAPLEQQFENGDIIYPKGMVVTFYSADGKKNVINMLKANYGKSDKAKNLYIMRGKVNVMNVPEQQNMDTEELFFDKNKQLIYTDSAMFVKVTTPTEYLTGYGLKANQNFSRYKITRPTGVFAAPQAVAAPQPAR, from the coding sequence GTGAAAGCATCGTGGCGCGTGGCAGGAGTGGGGGCGGTGCTGGCCGCGCTGGCGCTGGCTGGCTGCGACAAAAAAGCCGCCACCGGCCCCATGCAGGTCTACACCGGCCCGCTGATGGAAACCACCAACGTGCTCACGCTGGTGAGCGACTCGGCCAAGCTGAAGTTTCAGCTGACCGCGCCGCTGGAGCAGCAGTTTGAGAACGGCGACATCATTTACCCCAAAGGTATGGTGGTCACGTTCTACTCGGCCGATGGCAAGAAGAACGTTATCAACATGCTGAAAGCCAACTACGGCAAGTCGGACAAGGCCAAAAACCTCTACATCATGCGCGGCAAGGTGAACGTGATGAACGTGCCCGAGCAGCAGAACATGGACACCGAGGAGCTGTTTTTTGATAAGAACAAGCAGCTGATTTACACCGATTCGGCCATGTTCGTGAAAGTCACCACGCCCACCGAATACCTGACGGGCTACGGCCTGAAGGCCAACCAGAACTTCTCGCGCTACAAGATTACCCGGCCCACCGGCGTGTTTGCCGCGCCGCAGGCCGTGGCCGCGCCTCAGCCGGCGCGCTAA
- a CDS encoding SurA N-terminal domain-containing protein, which translates to MALINTIREKSGWAVGTVAVGMLLFIVGGDLVGGKNKLFGGNDQTVGEVAGKKVELADYNNALEQAKQAFIAQQQRQPDDQAMGYLRDQAWNQTIYRMAFRPEWDKLGLTVSDDELVDMVQGDNISPGIKQAFTDQKTGQFDKARLVEYLKNLDKLPPENQAAWHNFEDNLPAERLANKYNALLKNSVYVTTAEAKRFDASQNTKATVKYLFVPYGSISDSAVKVTDAQLQAYLDKNKGKYKVEDGRSVEYITVPVVASKEDSAAVKTSMGEFATQFASAPVDSLFVMQNSEQPYNKAFRSPADLPEELRKQLPLAAGKIYGPYAENGTYSLYKVTGTSTGKEPAARASHILIKADGTTPEAKAAAKAKAQDILNKIKGGADFAALARQFGTDGTKEQGGDLGWFGKGRMVPEFEKAIFGATATGLLPNVVETSFGYHIIKVTAAPTNQTYQVAEVKKTIAPSDATREAAYAKAQELKGEATDLASFRALTTKDKTLQKQEAKNLDRGARSVNNLQNARELVRWAFGFSPNGSETKVGDISEVYEMGDQYVIAALTDERAKGTATIANLKPELSAMVRNEEKAQQIMAKLPKTGSLEEMATKYGPTAQVGTADNVILGQGSIANIGFEPLAVGKAYALKPGQKSAPIQGEQGVLVIEPVSVSEPQVANTNLKAVQQQLAQQRAQQQDGKIYEAVKAHANVKDNRTKFF; encoded by the coding sequence ATGGCTTTAATTAACACGATTCGGGAAAAATCTGGCTGGGCGGTAGGTACCGTAGCCGTCGGGATGCTGCTCTTCATTGTGGGCGGCGACCTGGTGGGCGGCAAAAACAAGCTTTTCGGCGGCAACGACCAGACCGTAGGTGAGGTAGCCGGCAAGAAAGTAGAGCTGGCCGATTACAACAACGCCCTGGAGCAGGCCAAGCAGGCGTTCATTGCCCAGCAGCAGCGCCAGCCCGACGACCAGGCCATGGGCTACCTGCGCGACCAGGCCTGGAACCAGACCATCTACCGCATGGCCTTCCGGCCGGAGTGGGACAAGCTGGGCCTGACCGTGAGCGACGACGAATTGGTGGACATGGTGCAGGGCGACAACATCAGCCCCGGCATCAAGCAAGCCTTTACCGACCAGAAAACGGGCCAGTTCGACAAAGCTCGCCTGGTGGAATACCTGAAAAACCTCGACAAGCTGCCTCCCGAAAACCAGGCCGCCTGGCACAATTTCGAAGACAACCTGCCCGCCGAGCGCCTCGCCAACAAGTACAACGCCTTGCTGAAAAACTCGGTGTACGTGACCACGGCCGAAGCCAAGCGCTTCGACGCCAGCCAGAACACCAAGGCCACGGTGAAGTACCTGTTCGTGCCCTACGGCAGCATCTCCGACTCGGCCGTGAAAGTGACCGACGCGCAGCTGCAGGCTTACCTCGACAAGAACAAGGGCAAGTACAAGGTGGAAGACGGCCGCTCGGTAGAGTACATCACCGTGCCGGTGGTGGCCTCGAAGGAGGACAGCGCCGCCGTGAAAACCTCGATGGGCGAGTTCGCCACGCAGTTTGCCTCGGCCCCGGTCGATTCGCTGTTTGTGATGCAGAACTCGGAGCAGCCCTACAACAAGGCGTTCCGCAGCCCCGCCGACCTGCCCGAGGAGCTCCGCAAACAGCTGCCCCTGGCCGCTGGCAAAATCTACGGCCCGTATGCCGAAAACGGCACTTACTCGCTGTATAAAGTGACCGGCACCAGCACCGGTAAAGAGCCGGCTGCCCGCGCCAGCCACATCCTCATCAAGGCCGACGGCACCACGCCCGAAGCCAAAGCCGCCGCGAAAGCCAAGGCCCAGGACATCCTGAACAAAATTAAAGGCGGAGCTGATTTTGCGGCCCTGGCCCGCCAGTTTGGCACCGACGGCACCAAGGAGCAGGGCGGCGACCTCGGCTGGTTTGGCAAAGGCCGGATGGTACCGGAGTTCGAGAAAGCCATTTTTGGCGCTACGGCCACTGGCCTGCTGCCCAACGTAGTGGAAACTTCGTTCGGCTACCACATCATTAAAGTAACCGCCGCGCCTACCAATCAGACCTACCAGGTAGCCGAGGTGAAGAAGACCATTGCCCCGAGTGACGCTACCCGCGAAGCCGCCTACGCCAAGGCGCAGGAGCTGAAAGGCGAGGCTACCGACCTGGCCAGCTTCCGCGCCCTGACCACCAAAGACAAGACCCTGCAAAAGCAGGAAGCCAAAAACCTGGACCGTGGCGCCCGCAGTGTAAACAACCTGCAGAACGCCCGCGAGCTGGTGCGCTGGGCCTTCGGCTTCAGCCCGAACGGCTCAGAAACCAAGGTGGGCGACATCTCGGAAGTGTACGAAATGGGTGACCAGTACGTCATTGCTGCCCTCACCGACGAGCGCGCCAAAGGCACGGCTACCATTGCCAACCTGAAGCCCGAACTGTCGGCCATGGTGCGCAACGAGGAGAAAGCCCAGCAAATCATGGCTAAGCTGCCCAAGACCGGCAGCCTGGAAGAAATGGCCACCAAATACGGCCCCACCGCCCAGGTAGGCACCGCTGACAATGTGATTCTGGGTCAGGGCAGCATTGCCAACATCGGCTTCGAGCCGCTGGCCGTGGGCAAAGCCTACGCGCTGAAGCCCGGCCAGAAGTCGGCCCCAATTCAGGGCGAGCAAGGCGTGCTGGTGATTGAGCCCGTGAGCGTGTCCGAGCCGCAGGTGGCCAACACCAACCTGAAGGCCGTGCAGCAGCAGCTGGCGCAGCAGCGCGCCCAGCAGCAGGACGGCAAGATTTACGAGGCCGTGAAGGCCCACGCCAACGTGAAAGACAACCGCACGAAGTTTTTCTAG